Proteins encoded in a region of the Triticum dicoccoides isolate Atlit2015 ecotype Zavitan chromosome 3A, WEW_v2.0, whole genome shotgun sequence genome:
- the LOC119269985 gene encoding F-box protein At5g49610-like → MAEAASAEEAAPLHPGLPDEIFIWEVLVRLPPKALLRCRAVCRVWRRATSARDFLLAHHACQPALPLLYVYNIESLDIIPFDRRAGAAADDQLRPVARLGQGPFRAIASCDGLLVFAMSDCRFSLCNPATRQYARLPVPPGFVPLGMYSRSPTGEYRLLLYRFPTGPAPDAQGGSYVLVLGSGQPPRSIGCPDARELAFSLSFLFRGGLHWHKEQNERIVVFDTTTELFRHMRVPVVSRCTNLFEMDGMLGVSSFNYAAATIDIWMAQDYTSEVWCNKYHIELPIAKLTTRFGRFNTHGFGVVASSDGHLLMLLKFSDWLLQVDMDGKLVASFHCKGLAYTRFWLKQTLVSHTFFPALERYVVNAKPFI, encoded by the coding sequence ATGGCGGAGGCCGCGAGCGCAGAAGAGGCCGCGCCTCTCCACCCCGGCCTCCCGGATGAGATCTTCATCTGGGAGGTCCTCGTCCGcctgccccccaaagccctcctccgctgccgcgccgTCTGCCGCGTCTGGCGCCGCGCCACCTCCGCCCGCGACTTCCTCCTCGCCCACCACGCCTGCCAGCCCGCCCTCCCGCTCCTCTACGTCTACAACATCGAGTCCCTAGACATCATCCCCTTCGACCGCCGGGCAGGGGCCGCGGCCGACGACCAGCTCCGGCCAGTCGCGCGACTTGGCCAGGGCCCCTTCCGCGCGATCGCCTCCTGCGACGGCCTCCTCGTCTTCGCCATGAGCGACTGCCGCTTCTCCCTCTGCAACCCGGCGACTCGTCAGTATGCTCGCCTCCCGGTGCCTCCTGGCTTCGTGCCCTTGGGGATGTACTCGCGCAGCCCAACCGGCGAGTACCGGCTATTGCTGTACAGGTTCCCCACTGGACCGGCGCCTGACGCTCAAGGTGGCTCCTACGTGTTGGTATTAGGCTCCGGCCAGCCGCCACGGTCCATAGGGTGCCCTGATGCTAGGGAACTGGCATTCAGCCTGTCATTCCTGTTCCGCGGTGGCCTGCATTGGCACAAAGAGCAGAATGAGAGGATAGTGGTATTCGACACCACCACTGAGTTGTTCCGGCACATGCGCGTTCCGGTTGTTTCTCGCTGCACTAACCTGTTTGAGATGGATGGAATGCTCGGCGTGTCCAGCTTTAATTATGCAGCGGCAACCATCGATATCTGGATGGCGCAGGACTACACGAGCGAGGTCTGGTGCAACAAGTACCACATTGAGTTGCCGATTGCAAAGCTCACCACGCGCTTTGGAAGGTTTAACACACATGGGTTTGGGGTAGTCGCTTCTTCGGATGGTCATTTGCTCATGCTGCTCAAATTTAGCGACTGGCTACTTCAGGTTGATATGGATGGCAAGTTGGTCGCTAGTTTCCATTGCAAAGGCCTTGCTTATACTAGATTTTGGCTCAAACAAACTTTAGTTTCGCATACCTTCTTTCCGGCACTAGAGCGTTATGTTGTGAATGCTAAGCCTTTCATCTGA